A region of uncultured Draconibacterium sp. DNA encodes the following proteins:
- the gldG gene encoding gliding motility-associated ABC transporter substrate-binding protein GldG, with protein sequence MYSLFKKEIKTFLGSLIGYLAVLVFLLVTGLFLWIFPGNYNIPDNNYATLQGLFTLAPWLYLFLVPAITMRMFADEKRSGTIEILLTRPLADFQLVTAKFLAGLVLVVFSLLPTLLYFLSVYWLGNPVGSIDTGATWGSFFGLFFLATIYVAIGIFASSLTDNQIVSFIFGMSLSFIFYLGFEFVASAEVPYLLEQLFSWLSINDHYLSISRGVVDMRDILYFIGMAFLFLYGTTLILRKGKLRKTKAKVRAVVVPLAVLLILAISSNFLYRIDLTAEKRYSLSDVSKQMVSGLEGPVEVELYLSGELEAGLRKIQNEVLEKIAVLNAYSSAPIRVRIFNPYSIGNIEKQEEFIAGLVNRGVPRINFGHKTEQGVSSRFIFPGAIIRYQNKELAVNFLKNNPYTSYENNFNHSVETIEFELVNAFHKLMRKKKSVLAFLHGHDEANQYEVADIARALSSDFEIDMLEAADLYGSDVDILVIASPKKEFPETSKIAIDQYLMKGGKLMWLVDPVQVSLDSLSKGFQTYSFPNDMNIGDQLFRYGVRLNYELLQDVNCIQIRVNTAAPGNSPRYTLHPWYYSPLLTPNDNHPISRNLNWVKTEFVSSLDTVSANSAIRKEVILSTSPYARRIKAPSSVSLANINNPPARELFTQSDIPVGVLLEGVFTSNYKNRMVENYGFSSADMITESQPTQMIVIADGGMITNKVNYSTNPPKIQELGFDEVSGQVFGNKEFLMNAISYLDDKQGIMQLRGRSLKMRLLDKVKLREEAAFWKWLNVLLPLLLVTVFALTYNLVRKYKYNRS encoded by the coding sequence GTGTATAGCTTATTTAAAAAAGAAATAAAAACTTTTCTCGGATCGCTGATCGGTTACCTGGCCGTACTGGTTTTTTTATTGGTTACCGGTTTGTTTCTGTGGATTTTCCCGGGCAATTACAATATTCCGGATAATAACTATGCAACGCTACAGGGGCTTTTTACGCTGGCGCCATGGTTGTACCTGTTTTTGGTGCCTGCCATTACCATGCGTATGTTTGCCGATGAAAAACGCAGTGGGACCATCGAAATCCTGTTAACCAGGCCGCTGGCTGATTTCCAGCTGGTAACAGCAAAATTTTTGGCCGGACTGGTGTTGGTTGTTTTCTCGTTGTTGCCTACTTTGTTGTATTTTTTGTCGGTTTATTGGCTGGGCAACCCGGTTGGAAGTATCGATACCGGCGCAACCTGGGGATCGTTTTTTGGGCTGTTTTTCCTGGCAACCATATATGTGGCCATAGGTATTTTTGCCTCGTCGCTCACCGATAATCAGATTGTTTCATTCATTTTCGGAATGTCGCTGTCGTTTATCTTTTACCTCGGTTTTGAGTTTGTGGCCTCGGCAGAAGTTCCGTATTTACTGGAGCAACTTTTTTCGTGGTTAAGCATTAACGATCATTACCTGTCCATTTCGCGGGGCGTGGTCGATATGCGCGACATACTCTATTTTATAGGTATGGCCTTTTTGTTTTTATATGGCACCACCCTGATTTTACGAAAAGGAAAACTCCGTAAAACAAAAGCTAAAGTCCGGGCGGTGGTTGTTCCACTGGCCGTTTTGCTTATACTCGCCATTTCATCCAACTTTTTATACCGTATCGACCTGACGGCTGAAAAACGTTATTCGTTATCGGATGTAAGTAAACAAATGGTAAGTGGCCTGGAAGGGCCGGTGGAAGTGGAGTTGTATTTGAGTGGTGAGCTGGAAGCGGGATTACGGAAAATACAAAACGAAGTACTGGAGAAAATTGCTGTGCTGAATGCCTACAGTTCAGCTCCAATTCGGGTACGCATTTTTAATCCATACAGCATTGGGAATATCGAAAAGCAGGAAGAGTTTATTGCCGGGCTGGTAAACAGAGGTGTGCCACGAATTAATTTTGGGCATAAAACCGAGCAAGGTGTGAGTTCACGTTTTATTTTTCCGGGAGCGATTATTCGTTATCAGAACAAAGAGCTGGCGGTTAATTTCCTGAAAAATAATCCGTACACCAGCTACGAAAATAACTTTAATCATTCAGTGGAGACCATCGAGTTCGAGTTGGTAAATGCATTTCATAAACTGATGCGAAAGAAAAAGTCGGTGCTGGCATTTTTACATGGGCACGATGAGGCGAACCAGTATGAAGTGGCAGATATTGCACGTGCACTTTCTTCCGATTTTGAGATTGATATGCTGGAAGCTGCCGATCTGTACGGTTCGGATGTGGACATTTTGGTAATTGCCAGTCCGAAAAAGGAATTTCCGGAGACATCTAAAATAGCCATCGACCAGTACCTGATGAAAGGTGGAAAACTGATGTGGCTGGTTGACCCGGTTCAGGTGAGTTTAGACAGTTTGAGCAAAGGATTTCAAACCTACTCATTTCCAAACGATATGAATATTGGCGACCAGCTGTTTCGCTACGGCGTTCGTTTAAATTACGAATTGCTGCAGGATGTAAACTGTATTCAGATTCGAGTAAATACGGCGGCGCCGGGTAATTCGCCACGTTACACTTTACATCCGTGGTATTATTCGCCACTGCTAACACCCAACGATAATCACCCGATCAGCCGAAACCTGAACTGGGTAAAAACGGAATTTGTTTCATCGCTTGATACGGTTTCTGCCAATTCAGCTATCCGAAAAGAAGTAATTCTGAGTACATCGCCATATGCGCGGCGGATAAAAGCACCGTCGTCGGTGAGTTTGGCAAACATTAATAATCCACCGGCTCGTGAATTATTTACACAGTCGGATATTCCGGTTGGCGTTTTGTTGGAAGGCGTGTTTACCTCGAACTATAAAAACCGAATGGTGGAAAACTACGGCTTTTCATCGGCCGATATGATTACGGAAAGTCAGCCCACGCAAATGATCGTGATTGCCGATGGAGGAATGATTACCAATAAAGTTAATTATTCTACCAATCCGCCTAAAATTCAGGAACTTGGTTTCGACGAGGTGTCGGGGCAGGTTTTTGGGAATAAGGAATTTCTGATGAATGCTATTTCATACCTCGATGATAAACAGGGAATTATGCAGCTGCGCGGGCGATCGTTAAAAATGCGCTTACTCGACAAAGTAAAACTGCGCGAAGAAGCGGCTTTCTGGAAATGGCTGAATGTATTGCTACCACTGCTTTTGGTAACTGTTTTCGCACTGACTTACAACCTTGTTCGTAAATACAAATACAATCGTTCATAA
- a CDS encoding NIPSNAP family protein: MKSKPILSIAVFIIALFSFSQLFAGNYYQIKVYSLDNPGQEERIDNYLKSTFIQAAHEAGIDNVGVFKPIETDPDYGKKIFVLIPLNDLNEIDKLENQVRATELNSESADYINAAHDNPPFQRVETIILKAFSEMPNYHKPSFDTPKQEQIFQIRSYEGATEKLYQKKVEMFNEGGELAIFNNLGFNPVFFGEVLAGANMPNLIYMTSYKNIEANEKLWQAFRTDPKWEELKNDKAYANTVSHIDNWLCHPTSYSDF, from the coding sequence ATGAAATCTAAACCAATTCTTTCAATCGCAGTTTTTATAATTGCTCTGTTTTCTTTTTCACAACTCTTTGCCGGCAACTATTATCAAATAAAAGTATATAGTTTAGACAATCCCGGTCAGGAAGAACGCATTGACAATTACCTGAAAAGCACTTTCATTCAGGCTGCACACGAAGCAGGAATTGACAACGTTGGAGTTTTTAAACCCATTGAAACCGATCCGGATTACGGTAAAAAAATATTTGTACTCATTCCTTTAAACGACTTGAACGAAATTGATAAACTCGAAAATCAAGTCCGTGCTACTGAATTGAATTCCGAAAGTGCCGATTACATTAATGCAGCACACGACAATCCACCATTTCAGCGTGTTGAGACTATTATTTTAAAAGCATTTTCGGAAATGCCAAATTATCATAAACCGTCTTTCGACACGCCAAAACAGGAACAGATCTTTCAGATACGAAGTTACGAGGGAGCTACCGAAAAACTTTACCAAAAGAAAGTTGAGATGTTTAACGAGGGCGGAGAGCTTGCCATATTTAACAACCTTGGCTTTAACCCCGTGTTTTTTGGCGAAGTTTTAGCCGGAGCAAATATGCCAAACCTCATTTATATGACTTCGTATAAAAACATCGAGGCGAATGAAAAACTTTGGCAGGCATTCAGGACAGATCCGAAATGGGAGGAATTAAAAAACGATAAAGCTTATGCCAATACCGTTTCACATATCGACAATTGGTTATGCCACCCAACCAGTTATTCCGATTTTTAA
- the dnaN gene encoding DNA polymerase III subunit beta, whose amino-acid sequence MKFVVSSTELLSHLSAISKVISSKSTMPILDNFLFQLSETELTITASDLESTLITSLELDNIEGEGAIAVPAKLITDTLKEFPEQPLTFQIDGDSYHVEIFSDNGKFSIMGQNAEDFPEQPQLDEEGASSIDVSHVVLQKGIEKTLFATADDELRPVMNGIYVELTPDFMSFVASDAHKLVRYRRLDAKAEFESSFILPKKPASLLKNLLPKEEFDVKLEFDDKNAFFTLSNYKLICRLVEGNYPTYNSVIPTNNPNKMIIDRLNFFNTVKRVSVFSNQASNLVKLNITDNQLVVSAQDIDFSISAVERINCEYEGEEIEIGFKSTFLQEILTNISTGDVKVEMSDPTRAGLLLPAENDEDEDMLMLLMPMMINV is encoded by the coding sequence ATGAAGTTTGTAGTTTCAAGCACCGAATTACTGAGCCACCTTTCTGCAATTAGTAAGGTAATCAGCAGTAAAAGTACAATGCCAATTCTCGATAACTTCTTGTTTCAGTTAAGCGAAACAGAGTTAACCATAACAGCTTCCGATCTGGAGTCGACTTTAATTACCAGCCTTGAGTTGGATAATATTGAAGGCGAAGGAGCCATAGCAGTTCCGGCCAAGTTGATCACCGATACGCTGAAAGAATTTCCGGAGCAACCACTGACATTTCAGATCGATGGTGATTCTTATCATGTTGAAATTTTTTCCGACAATGGTAAGTTCAGCATTATGGGGCAAAATGCCGAGGATTTTCCGGAGCAACCACAGCTGGATGAGGAAGGTGCATCGTCGATTGATGTTAGCCATGTTGTACTTCAGAAAGGTATTGAAAAAACTTTGTTTGCTACAGCCGACGATGAGTTGCGCCCGGTAATGAATGGTATTTACGTAGAGTTAACGCCTGATTTTATGAGCTTTGTAGCGTCTGACGCACACAAACTGGTGCGTTACCGCCGTTTGGATGCAAAAGCTGAATTCGAGTCTTCATTTATTTTGCCTAAAAAACCGGCCAGTTTGTTGAAAAACCTGTTGCCAAAAGAAGAGTTTGATGTAAAACTGGAATTCGACGATAAGAATGCCTTTTTTACCTTAAGCAACTACAAACTGATCTGTCGTTTGGTAGAAGGAAATTACCCAACCTATAACTCGGTAATTCCAACCAACAATCCAAACAAAATGATCATCGATCGTCTGAATTTCTTTAACACGGTAAAACGTGTTTCTGTATTCTCGAACCAGGCGAGTAACCTTGTAAAACTGAATATTACTGACAACCAGTTAGTGGTTTCGGCACAAGATATCGACTTCTCTATTTCGGCAGTTGAGCGTATTAATTGCGAATACGAGGGCGAAGAAATTGAAATTGGTTTCAAATCAACTTTCCTTCAGGAAATTCTTACCAATATTTCAACCGGCGACGTAAAGGTTGAAATGAGCGATCCGACACGTGCGGGCTTGTTGCTTCCGGCAGAAAACGACGAAGACGAAGACATGTTGATGCTGTTGATGCCAATGATGATAAACGTTTAA
- a CDS encoding aldo/keto reductase — MPKILNKKEGMQYRRFGKTEKYLSTITLGGMRFKHGWDDPRREIPEDTFEECLNTVQLAFEAGINHIETAWGYKKSETVYGKILNEELAMPRTSYHLMTKGSPMTADATYEMVENQLRDLQTDYLDFYGWHGINTPEILEQSCKSGGAVEALLKLKEEGIIQHIGFSTHAPMEVIVRAIETGLFEFVNLHYYYFNQRNLAAVQMAEVNDMGVFIISPNDKGGQLFNAPAKVKDATYPLTPIQWNARFCLNNPAIHTLSFGITEKEHFEEMKGIFPTASPWSRADYETKLKLDSFLFDDLYAVYEGFDMQNDPSGINIPEVLRLRRLWKSYDMIDFAKYRYKTFNEKSHWFPGELPTQPNLDKIDTTKIPAHIPLKELLAETHQALFKPEYRLAKN, encoded by the coding sequence ATGCCAAAAATTCTGAATAAAAAAGAGGGAATGCAATACCGCCGTTTTGGGAAAACCGAAAAATACCTGAGTACGATAACACTGGGAGGCATGCGTTTTAAACATGGTTGGGATGATCCGCGACGAGAAATTCCCGAAGATACATTTGAAGAATGTTTGAATACGGTTCAACTGGCGTTCGAAGCGGGCATCAACCACATTGAAACGGCCTGGGGCTATAAAAAAAGCGAAACGGTTTATGGTAAGATTTTAAATGAAGAATTGGCCATGCCGCGTACTTCGTACCATTTAATGACCAAAGGAAGCCCGATGACAGCTGATGCAACCTACGAAATGGTTGAAAACCAGCTGCGCGATTTGCAAACCGACTACCTCGATTTTTACGGCTGGCACGGAATAAACACCCCTGAAATACTGGAGCAAAGCTGCAAAAGCGGAGGAGCGGTTGAAGCGCTGTTAAAATTAAAAGAAGAAGGCATAATACAACATATCGGATTCAGCACACACGCGCCAATGGAGGTGATTGTACGTGCCATTGAAACCGGCTTGTTCGAATTTGTAAACCTGCACTATTACTATTTCAACCAGCGTAACCTGGCAGCGGTGCAAATGGCCGAAGTGAACGATATGGGCGTTTTCATTATCTCGCCAAACGATAAAGGCGGCCAGCTATTTAATGCGCCGGCCAAAGTAAAAGACGCCACATATCCGCTTACACCTATTCAGTGGAATGCGCGGTTTTGTTTAAATAATCCGGCCATCCACACACTTTCGTTCGGGATAACAGAAAAAGAACATTTTGAGGAAATGAAAGGCATTTTCCCAACTGCATCGCCATGGAGTCGGGCAGATTACGAAACAAAACTAAAACTGGATAGCTTTTTATTTGATGATCTGTATGCTGTTTATGAAGGTTTTGATATGCAGAACGATCCGTCGGGGATTAACATACCCGAAGTGCTGCGTTTGCGCCGGCTTTGGAAATCGTATGATATGATCGATTTTGCCAAATACCGCTACAAAACCTTTAATGAAAAAAGTCACTGGTTTCCGGGTGAACTTCCAACACAACCAAATCTGGATAAAATAGATACAACAAAAATTCCGGCTCATATTCCATTAAAAGAGTTACTTGCTGAAACTCATCAGGCATTATTTAAACCGGAATACAGATTAGCTAAAAATTAA
- a CDS encoding alpha/beta hydrolase, which translates to MLYNKVFPHKSSLTWVVFVHGAGGSNVVWFRQLREFKKHFNVLLVDLRGHGKSKKEYTQAEIYAFDEIALDVIKTMDHLKIEKAHLVGISLGCIVIRAMDKLAPGRAESIILGGAVVQFNSRINALVTVAKLLQTIFPYMWLYRINAWILIPYKKDIASRKLFIREAIRLGEKEFKKWLRMSTEIKDNLQEFLIKEASAPVLYLMGDRDHMFLPTVSNLVKKHFNSKLEVIKNSGHVCNIDQPDIFNERSIQFIKSISS; encoded by the coding sequence ATGCTTTACAACAAAGTTTTTCCACATAAAAGTTCGCTTACCTGGGTGGTGTTTGTACACGGCGCCGGGGGAAGTAATGTTGTGTGGTTTAGGCAACTGCGCGAATTCAAAAAGCATTTTAATGTGCTTTTGGTAGACCTGCGCGGGCATGGCAAATCGAAAAAAGAATACACCCAGGCAGAAATTTATGCTTTTGATGAAATTGCATTGGATGTGATCAAAACAATGGATCACCTGAAGATTGAGAAAGCACATCTGGTAGGCATTTCGTTGGGTTGTATTGTTATTCGCGCCATGGACAAACTGGCTCCGGGCCGGGCAGAATCAATTATTTTAGGAGGTGCTGTAGTTCAGTTTAACTCGCGTATCAACGCCCTGGTTACGGTAGCCAAATTGCTACAAACAATTTTCCCGTACATGTGGTTGTACAGAATCAATGCATGGATTCTTATTCCCTATAAAAAAGATATTGCATCGCGTAAATTGTTTATTCGGGAAGCGATTCGTTTGGGTGAAAAAGAATTTAAGAAATGGCTGCGCATGTCGACAGAAATCAAAGACAATTTGCAGGAATTTTTGATTAAAGAAGCATCGGCTCCTGTTTTGTATCTGATGGGCGACCGCGATCATATGTTTTTACCAACCGTATCAAACCTGGTGAAAAAACATTTTAACTCAAAACTGGAGGTTATAAAAAACAGTGGGCACGTTTGTAACATCGATCAGCCCGATATTTTTAATGAACGTAGTATTCAGTTTATTAAAAGTATTTCTTCTTAG
- the surE gene encoding 5'/3'-nucleotidase SurE, with protein MQKNDSERPLILVTNDDGIHAKGLRELVEVMQFFGDVVVISSEVSMSGKACGITVDQPLRAVPVEKIHGVPTFKCNGTPVDSVKLSFNSLLDRTPDYVVSGINHGSNASISVIYSGTMGAAIEGGLHGVPSIGFSLDDYSSDADFSKAKMVVARVFQSVIENGIPAFTCLNVNIPKGKPQGIKVCRQAHGKWMEEFEKRTDPHGREYHWLSGYFQNLDEDTEDTDIFALENNFATVVPVRVDMTCYETMEQIKSWKF; from the coding sequence ATGCAAAAAAACGATTCTGAAAGGCCATTAATTTTGGTTACAAACGACGATGGAATTCATGCAAAAGGTTTGCGTGAACTGGTGGAGGTAATGCAATTTTTTGGAGATGTTGTGGTCATTTCTTCCGAAGTTTCCATGTCGGGGAAAGCTTGTGGTATTACTGTTGATCAACCACTGCGGGCAGTACCTGTCGAAAAGATTCATGGTGTGCCAACATTTAAATGTAACGGTACGCCGGTTGACAGTGTAAAACTTAGTTTTAACAGTTTGCTCGATCGTACACCCGATTATGTGGTTTCGGGAATTAATCACGGATCCAATGCATCGATAAGTGTAATTTACAGTGGAACAATGGGAGCTGCCATTGAAGGTGGTTTGCATGGTGTGCCATCCATCGGTTTTTCGCTGGATGATTACAGCTCCGATGCTGATTTTTCGAAAGCCAAAATGGTTGTGGCCCGTGTTTTTCAGAGTGTTATTGAAAACGGCATTCCGGCGTTTACCTGTTTAAATGTGAATATTCCGAAAGGAAAACCTCAGGGTATTAAAGTTTGCCGGCAGGCGCACGGAAAGTGGATGGAAGAGTTTGAAAAAAGAACCGATCCGCACGGAAGAGAATACCACTGGCTCTCAGGATATTTTCAGAATCTGGATGAAGACACCGAAGACACCGATATTTTTGCGCTGGAAAATAATTTTGCCACTGTGGTTCCCGTTCGGGTTGATATGACCTGCTACGAAACCATGGAGCAAATTAAGTCGTGGAAGTTTTAA
- a CDS encoding prolyl oligopeptidase family serine peptidase yields MMKYLKKLTAFCIVSLIWYGAAAQVDIEYQKPPKEILELIDAPAVPSAAFDAINENIVLLHRNQFKSIAELSEPELRLAGLRINPVTNIGSRTRYYTNISLMKVGESEEIKVSNVPTSERLANFTWSPDQSKMAFTNTVDEGVELWVLDINEAVCKKLTGAKLNANIGSAFEWFEDNNQLLVKMLPADKKPLIDKSTAIPTGPKVSVSDGQKAQNRTYQDLLKDKADEFNFKQLAQATLYTVDLDGNKSEWKETAMYTGMSFSPDGEYILISTLGEPFSYIVTYGRFPSKTTIYDKSGKLVKVIRDVPLEEVRPKGFMSTTKEIRSLRWRADKPATICYVKALDEGDPAIEVEFRDELFTLDAPFSGEPKSILKTQQRFDRVIWGNDAIAIATDEWWNTRNEKTYLFSPGDASVDPVILFDRNTNDRYNDPGSFVTTKNELGTYTLEMDKNTLYLTGPGYSPEGVRPFFDAFDLKTKETERLWRADGETTLENITRVIDAQKGVLLTRVETSTEYPNYYIRNIKKRIAPQPVTFFKNPYQSIADIHKEIINYKREDGLDLSGTLYLPAGYDMEKKEKLPMLMWAYPREYKDKSTAGQVTSSPHTFTYPSYGSIIFWVTRGYAILDDAAFPIVGEGDKEPNDSFREQLVANAKAAIDAVDKLGYIDRERVAVGGHSYGAFMTANLLSHSDLFAAGIARSGAYNRTLTPFGFQSEERTYWEAPEVYYNMSPFMHADKMKTPLLLIHGIADNNSGTYPMQSERYFNALKGLGAPVRLVMLPKESHGYSARESILHMLWEQDQWLEKYVKNKK; encoded by the coding sequence ATGATGAAATACTTGAAAAAACTCACTGCATTTTGTATTGTTTCCCTCATCTGGTACGGAGCTGCTGCCCAGGTAGATATCGAGTACCAAAAACCACCTAAAGAAATTCTGGAATTAATTGATGCTCCGGCAGTTCCTTCGGCCGCTTTCGATGCAATAAACGAAAATATTGTTTTGTTACATCGAAACCAGTTTAAAAGCATTGCCGAATTATCGGAACCGGAATTGCGTTTGGCCGGATTACGAATTAACCCGGTTACCAACATTGGTAGCAGAACGCGTTACTATACCAACATCTCGTTGATGAAAGTTGGCGAATCCGAGGAAATTAAAGTTAGTAATGTACCAACAAGCGAGCGTCTTGCAAATTTTACATGGTCGCCCGACCAAAGCAAAATGGCTTTTACCAACACCGTTGACGAAGGTGTTGAGTTATGGGTTCTCGATATTAACGAGGCCGTTTGCAAAAAACTTACCGGTGCCAAACTGAACGCAAACATTGGTTCTGCATTTGAATGGTTTGAAGACAATAACCAGCTACTTGTAAAAATGCTTCCGGCCGACAAAAAACCGTTAATTGACAAATCTACTGCAATACCAACCGGCCCAAAAGTTTCGGTTAGCGATGGACAAAAAGCTCAAAACCGAACTTACCAGGATTTGCTAAAAGACAAAGCCGACGAGTTCAACTTTAAACAATTGGCACAAGCAACACTTTACACCGTTGATCTTGATGGAAACAAGTCGGAATGGAAAGAAACCGCAATGTATACCGGGATGAGTTTTTCTCCAGATGGTGAATATATTCTGATCTCGACGCTCGGCGAACCATTTTCGTACATTGTTACTTATGGTCGCTTTCCTTCGAAAACAACTATTTACGACAAATCGGGCAAGCTGGTAAAAGTAATCCGTGATGTTCCGCTTGAAGAAGTACGTCCGAAAGGCTTTATGTCAACCACAAAAGAAATACGTAGCCTGCGCTGGCGCGCCGATAAACCGGCAACTATCTGTTACGTTAAAGCACTTGATGAAGGAGATCCGGCCATTGAAGTTGAATTTAGAGACGAATTGTTTACTCTTGATGCCCCGTTTTCTGGTGAGCCAAAATCGATTTTAAAAACACAACAACGCTTTGATCGGGTTATCTGGGGAAATGATGCTATTGCTATTGCTACCGATGAGTGGTGGAATACCCGTAACGAAAAAACATATTTGTTCAGCCCGGGCGATGCGTCAGTTGATCCGGTTATTCTATTCGACCGCAACACAAATGACCGTTATAACGATCCGGGGTCATTCGTTACCACAAAGAACGAGTTAGGAACTTACACGCTCGAGATGGATAAAAACACGCTGTATCTCACAGGCCCCGGTTATTCTCCTGAAGGAGTTCGTCCATTTTTTGATGCCTTTGACCTAAAAACAAAAGAAACTGAACGGTTATGGCGTGCCGACGGAGAAACAACCCTGGAAAATATTACCAGAGTTATTGACGCGCAAAAAGGAGTTCTGCTAACACGAGTTGAGACCAGCACTGAATATCCGAATTACTACATCAGAAACATAAAAAAACGTATCGCACCGCAGCCGGTTACTTTCTTCAAAAATCCTTACCAAAGTATTGCAGACATACACAAAGAGATTATTAATTACAAACGTGAAGATGGTTTGGATTTATCAGGAACTTTGTATCTGCCTGCCGGTTACGACATGGAGAAAAAAGAAAAGCTTCCGATGTTAATGTGGGCTTATCCGCGCGAGTATAAAGATAAATCAACTGCCGGACAGGTTACTTCCTCGCCGCATACATTTACTTACCCGTCATACGGATCGATTATTTTTTGGGTAACTCGTGGATATGCAATTCTCGACGATGCTGCTTTTCCAATTGTCGGAGAAGGCGATAAAGAGCCCAACGACAGTTTCCGCGAACAATTGGTGGCAAACGCAAAAGCAGCCATTGATGCAGTTGACAAGTTGGGATACATCGACCGCGAGCGTGTTGCTGTTGGCGGCCATTCATACGGCGCTTTTATGACTGCCAACCTCTTGTCTCATTCCGATCTTTTTGCTGCCGGAATTGCCCGAAGCGGTGCCTACAATCGTACGCTTACTCCCTTCGGATTTCAAAGCGAAGAAAGAACTTATTGGGAAGCACCGGAAGTCTATTACAACATGAGTCCGTTTATGCATGCCGATAAAATGAAAACACCGCTGTTGCTTATTCATGGAATTGCCGATAACAACTCGGGAACTTACCCAATGCAAAGCGAGCGCTATTTTAATGCATTGAAAGGATTGGGAGCGCCGGTTCGCCTGGTAATGCTACCAAAAGAAAGCCACGGCTATTCAGCCCGCGAATCGATTTTACATATGCTTTGGGAACAGGACCAATGGCTGGAGAAATATGTAAAAAATAAGAAATAA
- the lpxB gene encoding lipid-A-disaccharide synthase, which translates to MRYYIIAGEASGDLHGSNLMKELKVADKEADFRFFGGDKMQAVGGELVKHYREMAFMGIVNVILNIRTIKRNMEFCKKDLLSYKPDVLILIDYPGFNLRIAEFAKQHNIKVYYYISPKLWAWKEYRVKKVHAFVDEMFTIFPFETAFYKKHGIDVNYVGNPLFDSITEFEKTAKSAAEFKAKNELDERPIIALLAGSRVQEIKGTLPVMKKAVEGRHDYQVVLAGVSSVDKVLYAGILEGSNIKVLYDSTYDLLNNAHTALVASGTAALETALFHVPQTVLYKVEGGVLVHYIMAAVLKIDWVSLPNIILGKMAVKELLQKDMTVKKVTAELDRLLGDENYRNRILSDYREMQKRMGEPGCSKRAAEKMVSLLQ; encoded by the coding sequence ATGCGGTACTACATTATAGCTGGCGAAGCATCGGGAGATTTGCATGGCTCGAACCTGATGAAGGAACTGAAAGTTGCCGACAAAGAGGCTGATTTTCGTTTTTTTGGCGGCGATAAAATGCAGGCTGTTGGCGGCGAGTTGGTAAAACATTACCGCGAAATGGCGTTTATGGGTATTGTGAATGTGATTCTCAATATCAGGACCATAAAACGAAATATGGAGTTCTGCAAGAAAGATCTGCTCAGCTATAAACCCGATGTTCTCATTCTGATTGATTACCCCGGATTTAACCTGCGAATTGCGGAGTTTGCCAAACAGCATAATATAAAAGTTTACTATTATATTTCGCCGAAACTCTGGGCATGGAAAGAATACCGCGTTAAAAAGGTGCATGCTTTTGTCGACGAGATGTTTACCATTTTTCCGTTTGAAACGGCTTTTTACAAAAAGCATGGTATTGATGTAAACTATGTGGGAAATCCGCTGTTCGATTCGATTACGGAATTTGAAAAAACAGCCAAATCGGCAGCTGAATTTAAAGCAAAAAATGAATTGGATGAACGCCCAATAATTGCCCTGCTGGCGGGCAGTCGCGTTCAGGAAATAAAGGGTACTTTGCCTGTGATGAAAAAGGCTGTTGAAGGCCGGCATGATTACCAGGTGGTGTTAGCAGGTGTTTCATCGGTTGATAAAGTTTTGTACGCCGGTATTTTGGAGGGTAGCAACATCAAAGTGCTTTACGACTCTACCTACGATCTGCTGAATAATGCGCATACGGCTTTGGTGGCCTCCGGAACGGCAGCTTTGGAAACCGCTTTGTTTCACGTGCCGCAAACCGTACTTTACAAAGTTGAAGGCGGTGTGTTGGTGCACTACATTATGGCCGCAGTTTTAAAAATTGACTGGGTTTCGCTGCCTAACATTATTTTGGGTAAAATGGCGGTAAAAGAGCTGCTCCAAAAAGATATGACCGTTAAAAAAGTAACGGCAGAACTGGATCGTTTGCTTGGCGATGAAAACTATCGAAATAGAATTTTGTCGGATTACCGGGAAATGCAAAAACGAATGGGGGAGCCGGGGTGCTCAAAACGGGCAGCCGAAAAAATGGTATCCTTACTACAATGA